One window from the genome of Leptospira perdikensis encodes:
- a CDS encoding adenylate/guanylate cyclase domain-containing protein codes for MTRQKLIYFSIALLTMACGMVAPSPQIQSGTLDLRTFPLTTGTTIALHGDWKFYPGVLDVPSDATTASYLPVPGLWNQVPVLSGFADGKGYGTYVLDIKLPEENQIYAIYLPEVRTAFRINAGNRSLVSGEPGITKETTTPSAQGQSFTIGAKENLQIQIAVSNFHHKEGGLPSAPVFGLGESVQNYILAQSMLDLALTGAIFMFGLYHFILFFYRSKQREAFYFGFFCLVFAVRIPFIGSKTIYAVFPNIPWELVIYIEYASVFVLGILFLWFVDGLFPRFIDTKIIRYFSAYVQFMLVYGLIIKPEIYTQFEVVFQAIGIIFAIFLGIRLYQMVRKGLPDAGIFFLGYLVLFVGFVYDVFLAYSGEGDSTLSQLAVFLFFGVQSTIVTLRTVRSFRKKILLKDEFETINEQFILTNRFYAKFIPRDFLIHLGKESIEEVRLGDSSEREITVLFADIWEYWDIIYSIPLENRMLFTNSYLGRIGPCIRKNNGFIDKYIGSAIMALFDGGIQNSIIAAKDIQWELEKYNERRRSFGYLPLHAGIGIHSGDTMLGILGEEERFESTVIADAVNLSSRIQGLTKKYGARILVSLASLLVHEDLEAIPYRILDFVRVKGKQETVMIAEILIPDIDSISNKKIANRGQFEAAIFDYVRADFVSALKKFRSVIVDNPEDLAAKIYIERCEYYQTSGVGEDWDGISAWEK; via the coding sequence ATGACCCGCCAGAAATTAATCTACTTCTCCATTGCATTGCTGACAATGGCCTGCGGCATGGTGGCTCCCTCGCCCCAAATCCAATCAGGCACTTTGGATCTACGAACTTTCCCCTTGACCACCGGTACAACCATCGCTCTTCACGGAGACTGGAAATTTTACCCTGGTGTACTCGACGTCCCTTCAGATGCGACAACGGCTAGCTATTTGCCGGTTCCGGGTCTTTGGAACCAAGTGCCAGTTTTATCTGGGTTCGCTGATGGAAAGGGATACGGTACTTATGTTCTCGATATCAAACTCCCTGAAGAAAATCAAATTTATGCGATATATTTGCCTGAAGTTAGAACCGCTTTTCGAATCAATGCAGGTAACAGGAGTTTGGTGTCAGGTGAACCTGGCATCACCAAAGAAACCACAACCCCTAGTGCGCAAGGGCAGAGTTTTACAATAGGTGCCAAAGAAAATCTTCAGATTCAAATTGCGGTGAGTAATTTTCATCACAAAGAAGGTGGACTTCCAAGTGCGCCTGTTTTTGGTCTTGGGGAAAGTGTTCAAAATTATATTTTGGCACAAAGTATGTTGGATTTAGCTCTAACTGGTGCTATATTCATGTTTGGTTTATATCATTTTATTTTATTCTTCTATAGAAGTAAACAAAGGGAAGCTTTTTACTTTGGGTTTTTTTGTTTGGTCTTTGCTGTTAGGATTCCCTTTATTGGAAGTAAAACGATTTATGCAGTTTTTCCTAATATTCCTTGGGAACTAGTAATTTATATCGAATACGCTTCTGTTTTTGTTTTGGGAATTTTATTTTTATGGTTTGTAGACGGACTTTTTCCTCGTTTCATTGATACAAAAATTATTCGTTACTTTAGCGCCTACGTGCAATTTATGTTAGTTTATGGTTTGATCATCAAACCTGAGATTTATACGCAGTTTGAAGTTGTTTTTCAAGCGATCGGTATTATATTTGCAATATTTTTAGGTATTCGTTTGTACCAGATGGTGCGGAAAGGATTACCCGATGCCGGAATTTTCTTTTTAGGATATCTCGTTTTATTTGTTGGATTTGTGTATGATGTATTTCTGGCTTATAGCGGAGAAGGTGATTCTACTTTGTCGCAATTGGCAGTATTTTTGTTTTTTGGTGTTCAGTCTACAATTGTTACACTTCGTACGGTAAGGAGCTTTCGTAAAAAAATACTATTAAAAGATGAATTTGAAACTATCAATGAACAGTTTATTCTAACAAATCGTTTTTACGCAAAATTTATACCTCGCGATTTTTTGATCCATCTTGGTAAGGAAAGTATCGAAGAGGTTCGGTTAGGTGATAGTAGCGAGAGGGAAATAACCGTTTTATTCGCCGATATTTGGGAATATTGGGATATAATTTATTCAATCCCTCTTGAAAATAGAATGTTATTTACAAATTCCTATTTAGGAAGGATTGGCCCTTGTATTCGAAAAAACAATGGTTTCATCGATAAATACATTGGTAGTGCCATTATGGCATTGTTCGATGGTGGAATTCAAAATTCAATTATAGCTGCCAAAGACATTCAATGGGAACTAGAAAAATACAATGAACGAAGGCGAAGTTTTGGTTATCTTCCGTTACATGCTGGAATTGGCATCCATTCTGGAGATACTATGCTTGGAATTTTGGGAGAAGAAGAAAGATTTGAGTCTACTGTCATTGCAGACGCAGTAAACCTTTCGAGTCGAATCCAAGGGTTAACCAAAAAATACGGCGCAAGAATTCTTGTTAGCCTTGCATCACTTTTGGTACATGAAGACTTAGAGGCAATCCCATATAGAATTTTGGATTTTGTGAGAGTTAAAGGAAAACAAGAAACGGTAATGATTGCCGAGATTTTAATTCCCGATATCGATTCAATTTCCAATAAAAAAATAGCAAACAGAGGGCAATTTGAAGCCGCAATTTTTGATTATGTACGCGCTGATTTTGTTTCTGCATTAAAAAAGTTCCGCTCTGTAATTGTAGACAATCCAGAAGACCTCGCAGCAAAAATCTATATTGAAAGATGTGAATATTATCAAACTTCTGGTGTTGGTGAAGACTGGGATGGGATTTCTGCATGGGAAAAATAA